The Metarhizium brunneum chromosome 5, complete sequence sequence TTCACTACGTCGCCAGGGATTCAGATCAGGAGTTGAGCCAGGAAACCTCTGGAGCCGCCAAACAAGCAGCCGATGGAGTCGCTAGCATTTTCTCCAGAAACTCGGAAGATTTGTCCAAGAAATACCCCGATATCCTCGCCAAGCTGCACACTTGGGTCAAGAATGACACCAAGAGTTTTGTGTTGGACTGTGAGACGGTAGCCTGGGATGTCTCTGAGAAGAAGGTGCTCCCGTTCCAGCAGCTCATGACACGAAAGAAAAAGGACGTCAAGCTGGAAGACGTCAAGGTCAAAGTATGCGTGTTTGCCTTTGACTTGCTGTATTTGAACGGTCTCCCCGTCGTGGAGAAGTCGCTGCGTGAAAGACGAGAGCTGCTCCAGCAGTCCTTTGCGCCAGTCGAGGGTGAATTTGCGTTTGCGACCTACATGGATGGCCAGGAACTAGATGAGATCCAACTCTTTCTGGATGAGAGCGTCAAAGCCTCATGCGAAGGCCTGATGGTCAAGATGCTGGACGGAACTGAAAGTGGATATGAGCCCAGCAAACGCAGTCGGAACTGGCTCAAGGTATGGCCGGTCTCAGCCATCATCAAAAatgaaaaagaagagaaagcaATTGCTAACATCCTCCCCCAGGTAAAGAAGGACTATCTCGCCGGCGTAGGCGATTCGCTAGACCTCGTCGTTCTCGGCGCATACTACGGCCGGGGAAAACGAACATCCGTCTACGGCGCGTTCCTGCTCGCGTGCTATGACCCGGCCAACGACACCTACGAAACCGTCTGCAACATCGGCACCGGCTTCTCGGAGCAAGTCCTCGAAGAACTGCACGCCCAGTTGTCCGAAATCGTCATCGACCGCCCCAAGCCATTCTACTCGCACTCCGCGGGCGGCCAGCACCAGCCGGACGTGTGGTTCGAACCCCGCTACGTCTGGGAGGTGAAGACGGCCGACTTGACGCTCAGTCCGCGGTACAAGGCTGGCTGCAAGGAGGGCGTCGACCCGGCGGGCGACAAGGGCATCAGTCTGCGGTTCCCGCGGTTCATTAAGATCCGCGACGATAAGAAGCCGGATGAGGCGACGAGCAGCAGGCAGATTGCCGAAATGTATAGGAAGCAGGAGAGCGTGACGAAGAATAAGGGGCCCTCCGTGGATGATGATTTCGAGTACTGAGTCATTGCAATATTCGCGTCAGCTGGGGGAGATTCGCATGTTTATTGATGTATTACAAAGCGGTTGGCATTTTCCAATTCACCAATGCGTCAAGTATGTTGTTGGTTGAAGTAGCTTGGTGGAGTGTTTCCTCGGCGTTTGTGGCTCACATACATGATAGGGGGTCGGTGTGTGTTTGAAGCAAGCATATACATTCAATGTGTACGTCTAATCGCTGCATAATACATGATCAATGAAAAGTCTATAATATACTCGCCGCATCATCTGTATCCTCGACCCTCAACAACCCATGTTCCTCACCAGTGTCTTGCTCACGCTCATTGCTGTCCAATCCACTAGCTCGCGTATTGCCTGCTGGCGCAGTCCCCGTTCTCCTCGTCTCATCTGCCCCGTTGAGAACGTACCACACATCCTTTTTGGTAAGGAGACCCTGCAGAACGCCGCGATCAGCGAAGAGCACGTATCGAAGACCGAGCTTCTGAAAATACGTCACTACGAGGTGCAGGTCCGTACGGGACGGGAGCGTCAGGGGAGTCTGATCCATCCACGGACGAAGATCCAGTATCGTCCGGGGATCGGCAAGCGACTGATGCGAGAAGAAGACTTCTGTCTCTGTAGACAAGGAACGGGGTGGCTGCGTTGCAGTGCGGATGTTGTAGCTTAGTTCTGCGCGGGATATGTATCCGAGCAGAATGGCCTCGCGGGGGTCCGAGATGACTGGGAATCCGCGGTAAGCGTGCATCTCGAGGATCGTGTTGAGAGAAGAAATTGTGTGTCCGGTGGCGGTAAGCACGTTCAGATCCTCGATCCGGGTCATGATTTGGGATGCAGGGATGTCGGGGATGGTCATTTCTTCGGAGTTGTCGAGGAACGGGTACTCATTGAAATGGATCCACGACTCGTAAATGCCACGGCGGGAGAAGGCGTCTCCCACCCACTTGGATATCATGACGGCTACCATGATGGGCAGGACGTAGGTCAGCGCGCCGGTGAGTTCGAACATGATTACGACAATGGAGACGGTCATTCGAGTGACGCCTGCCAGGGCCGCAGATGCGCCGATGATGGCGTATGTTCCTGGGGTGATGCACGGGACGTCTGGTGCGCAAGAGGCAAAGAAGACGAACTTGGGGTGGTTGTGGACCCAGATTTCCATTATAATTCCCACGGCGCGGCCTGTCAATGCGCCAATTGCCATGGATGGAAGGATGATGCCGGCGGGAATTTGGAGGCCAAAGGTGATGCTTgcgaggaagaagcccaGTACCGCCGCAAAGATGAGCAGCACGACGGTCCCGGCGGATGCTGTGCCTGTTCTACAAAGGCCAATGGGGTCGTCAAGAACACGGGAGCATTCCGAGAACAAGCTCGACACGAGCTCCGTCGACTGGACTTTCATGTAAAAGTTTGGGTAGTTGATGAGAGCTGTGAGGAGAGCCACGGCAAGAACTTGAATAATCGGTCCAGGCAGCCAACTTCGGGTCTTCTTCCAGCGTGCGACAGCCATGTTGGTGCGGATGAAAAGACCACCGTAAACGCCCTGTTGCGTGTCAGTTTCGTACTTGGACTCAGAAAATGAGGGAACTATACCCCAAAGATGCCCAGGATGGCATAAGGAATAATTTCGAAACCGTGCCAATCCACGCTGTACTTGGTCTGATACAAGACGAGCTTGCCTGATCGGAAGGGATCAAAGGCTTGTAAACAGACGGCTGCTGTCATGGCACATACGAAGCTCTGCCACATGGTCTTATCCGGAAAGTAGTACGACAGTTGCTGCAGTTCATATCAACACCGGCGtatgaggaggatgagatgTGCTTCGGAAGAGGGAGCTTTACCTCGAGACTAAACAAGACGCCCCCAATGGGCGAGCCAAAGGCCACAGAGATGCCAGATGCGGCGGCTGCCGAAAGAACCTCTCGTTTCCGAGCTGACGCTTGTTAGACCGGACTGCAGCTTCGGGCTAGTTCAAGTGAATCTGACCTTCATTTTCTCTAATATTGGGGAACAGTTTGATGAACAAGTTTGCGCAACAGCAAGCTACGTGCACCAACGGGCCCTCCTTTCCAAGCCACATGCCGGACGCTACAGCAAGCACCTAGAGTCTCATCAGAGCACTGCTCACACATAGATGAAGGACAAAACATACCAGACCAATGGATTTTGTGATCAACGTCCAAGTGCCTAAGAATCTTCTTATGACAAAGCCACCCAGAACTGTCTTGAGCTCAGGGATGCCGCTATGCTTGGCATACATGGCATATTCCTGTACAAGAAGAGCAGCACAGTATGCCAACGTTATCTTGTAACTTGGTTAGCCAGAGTATGGAAATAATTTCAAGATGCACGTGGAGATTCTTACAGAATAAAGGAGATAGAAGAGGTACTCGACAACCCATTTTCCCCCAGCAGCTTGGACACCAAGAGCCTCGCTCCAATACTTCCATCCAGCACATTTGGAACCTTGATCATAGCCATAACAGCAAAAGTTCTTGTTGAGATAGAAATGGCCGCCCTCCGGCCCGCTGGAACAAAAGCCTAGTTTCAGGTCTCCCAGCCAGTCGCTTGATACGTTTATTCCCGCAGCAATTGCGCCCACGAGCAAGCCCGTCAAGATCAGAATAACCCAGACTTGACTGGCATCTATAAAATGTTGAAAATAGCCCATGATTCCGCTCGCGCTAGATGACAGCACACGCATTCGCTGTCGTTCTTTGGTGTACTCGAAGATCCAGTCAATGGCCGTCAGGTCCTCATACCCGACTCGTCGGCCAGGGCCTTCGGTGTACCAATCGTGGGACACTCCATCTTTGGAACCCGCAATAAACGCGTTAGATTGCGTCCTTTGCGGCGAACCTGTGACCACGGATATATTTCCACCGCGCTGGTGCCGCCGCTGAGGAGACGGGGTGTCTTGTCGGCCGGCTGACGGCGAGCCTGTGAGGGATGAGAAGAAGCGAGATGGACCAGACAGCACCGACGGCTTCGGCTTGCGCTTAAAGGACAGCGGGGTGTTCAAGTCCTGGCCAAAAGGGTCGTCGTCGAGAACgtggccatgggcggcaaTGTCGTGGTCACTCTCTTCGTCGAGGAAGTCGAGCTCGTCCCTGTCGTCGGTGGATGGCGGCGCGCGCGCATTCGGGGGTGAAcgagacgaggatgaggcagaggcagaggcagaggcagaggcagaggcaaaTTGATCGTGCTGGGCGGCTCCAGACATGATGCGGCTCGTCCCATTTTCCAGCGGCCGTGGGATGAAACTGGGATGGGTTTGATGTTGAGCAAGTTTGAAGTCGCACTGCGTCGCCTTcgagttggccaagaagaggcGTGGCTTGGCAGAGGCATCAGTCTCGCGCATTGACGGGGGACATGGAATGTAGCGCTAGGCGCCGCTCTGCAGGGGGCATCAGCCGCCACTGACCCAAATAGCGGGCGCGATGAACAGCACCGAAAGATCCactgacatggacatgacgCAGCTGGTTGGGCCCACATGCAGCCTGGCAATTCACACCAGACTTTACATCAACACGACGTCAACCCACGCTGATTGGGTGCTTGTCGTGGGTTTTCTTGCAACATATCGTTCATCACCACGTCAAACATCGACTTCCAGTATAGCAGCCATGGTTTGATATACATTGCAGATACAAAATGACTGTTTGCTCGAATTCCTGAACACATACGGCTCCATATGCAACTCCTTTTCGGACCCGAAAATCCAGCCGCGGCAGAAGCAGCCTCAATGAAATCCTACTCACCCATATCGGACTTGAGAAAAAGACTTTGAACGTCAACTTCATCAAATCAACATGGATCATCAATCAGCCGCCCAATCCTGCCAATCCAGCCAATCCTCACAAGCAGACTCCCCGAATAGTCAAAATCCCACAATCTCCCAAATCCAAGCATTTCTCAGGTCCAAGGACGACACCCAGCGCTTCGTCGGCCTGGCTCTCCTCAAGTCTGTCCTCGACAACACGCCTAACCTCCGGCAGGATGAGCAAGTCGTC is a genomic window containing:
- the Clcn3 gene encoding H(+)/Cl(-) exchange transporter 3 — encoded protein: MRETDASAKPRLFLANSKATQCDFKLAQHQTHPSFIPRPLENGTSRIMSGAAQHDQFASASASASASASSSSRSPPNARAPPSTDDRDELDFLDEESDHDIAAHGHVLDDDPFGQDLNTPLSFKRKPKPSVLSGPSRFFSSLTGSPSAGRQDTPSPQRRHQRGGNISVVTGSPQRTQSNAFIAGSKDGVSHDWYTEGPGRRVGYEDLTAIDWIFEYTKERQRMRVLSSSASGIMGYFQHFIDASQVWVILILTGLLVGAIAAGINVSSDWLGDLKLGFCSSGPEGGHFYLNKNFCCYGYDQGSKCAGWKYWSEALGVQAAGGKWVVEYLFYLLYSITLAYCAALLVQEYAMYAKHSGIPELKTVLGGFVIRRFLGTWTLITKSIGLVLAVASGMWLGKEGPLVHVACCCANLFIKLFPNIRENEARKREVLSAAAASGISVAFGSPIGGVLFSLEQLSYYFPDKTMWQSFVCAMTAAVCLQAFDPFRSGKLVLYQTKYSVDWHGFEIIPYAILGIFGGVYGGLFIRTNMAVARWKKTRSWLPGPIIQVLAVALLTALINYPNFYMKVQSTELVSSLFSECSRVLDDPIGLCRTGTASAGTVVLLIFAAVLGFFLASITFGLQIPAGIILPSMAIGALTGRAVGIIMEIWVHNHPKFVFFASCAPDVPCITPGTYAIIGASAALAGVTRMTVSIVVIMFELTGALTYVLPIMVAVMISKWVGDAFSRRGIYESWIHFNEYPFLDNSEEMTIPDIPASQIMTRIEDLNVLTATGHTISSLNTILEMHAYRGFPVISDPREAILLGYISRAELSYNIRTATQPPRSLSTETEVFFSHQSLADPRTILDLRPWMDQTPLTLPSRTDLHLVVTYFQKLGLRYVLFADRGVLQGLLTKKDVWYVLNGADETRRTGTAPAGNTRASGLDSNEREQDTGEEHGLLRVEDTDDAASIL